Proteins encoded by one window of Salipiger abyssi:
- a CDS encoding M20/M25/M40 family metallo-hydrolase, which yields MSASPGDLPEGFLDDLCALLSIPSVAAWQARGDGAMQSAAEWLRARLARAGLSARLIDGPRGAPPYVYAEGAQHPERPTLLIYGHYDVQPASRADGWSSDPFMPELRDGRLYARGATDQKMNLLLPVAALESLGTGEIGWNVKLFLEGEEEIFSPHIAETLARHRALLACDLCLSSDGWQAGPQQGDLRLGLRGFCGLEVTLQGAARDLHSGTFGGVAPNPAAALTQMIAGLWDAAGEVALPGFLDGVTPPGAEEIATARAGFDAGAWRRTAGLDPDAPLPVADEDIPVQAGLMPALEVNALDAGDFAGGFRSIVPREASARLSCRLVPGQEPDRICGLVSDALERATPPGLRLSVTPLPGSARAYRIAADHPGQHLAARALEAVDGQTPRLSYSGGSIPILGEIDRQLGVKTVIFGFGLPDENMHGADEFCRLSDITRGLAAWRMFLRRGARDR from the coding sequence ATGAGCGCCTCGCCCGGCGATCTGCCGGAGGGGTTTCTCGACGATCTTTGCGCGCTGCTCTCGATCCCCTCCGTGGCGGCGTGGCAGGCGCGCGGCGACGGCGCGATGCAAAGCGCGGCAGAATGGCTGCGCGCCCGGCTGGCGCGGGCGGGCCTCTCGGCGCGGCTCATTGACGGGCCGCGCGGAGCGCCGCCCTATGTCTATGCCGAGGGCGCGCAGCACCCGGAGCGTCCGACGCTGCTGATCTACGGCCACTACGACGTACAACCCGCCAGCCGCGCCGATGGCTGGTCCTCCGATCCCTTCATGCCCGAGCTGCGCGACGGGCGGCTCTATGCGCGCGGCGCCACCGATCAGAAGATGAACCTGCTGCTGCCGGTTGCCGCGCTGGAAAGCCTGGGCACAGGTGAGATCGGCTGGAACGTCAAGCTGTTCCTGGAAGGTGAGGAGGAGATCTTCTCGCCCCATATCGCCGAAACGCTGGCCCGGCATCGCGCGCTGCTTGCCTGCGATCTCTGCCTCTCCTCCGATGGCTGGCAGGCGGGGCCGCAACAGGGCGACCTGCGGCTGGGCCTGCGCGGCTTCTGCGGTCTGGAGGTTACGCTGCAAGGCGCGGCGCGGGATCTGCATTCCGGCACTTTCGGAGGTGTCGCCCCCAACCCCGCCGCCGCGCTGACGCAGATGATCGCCGGGCTCTGGGATGCGGCGGGCGAGGTGGCGCTGCCGGGCTTTCTCGACGGGGTGACGCCGCCCGGCGCGGAAGAGATCGCCACCGCCCGCGCCGGTTTCGATGCCGGGGCCTGGCGCCGCACGGCCGGGCTGGACCCTGACGCGCCGCTGCCGGTCGCGGATGAGGACATCCCGGTGCAGGCGGGGCTGATGCCGGCGCTCGAGGTCAATGCGCTCGATGCTGGCGATTTCGCCGGCGGCTTTCGCAGCATCGTGCCGCGTGAGGCCTCCGCACGGCTCTCCTGCCGACTCGTGCCGGGACAGGAACCCGATCGCATCTGCGGGCTCGTAAGCGACGCGCTGGAGCGCGCCACGCCGCCGGGACTGCGGCTTTCGGTGACGCCGCTGCCCGGCAGCGCGCGCGCCTATCGCATCGCCGCCGATCACCCGGGCCAGCATCTTGCCGCGCGGGCGCTGGAGGCGGTCGACGGCCAGACGCCGCGCCTGTCTTACTCCGGCGGCTCGATCCCGATCCTAGGGGAGATCGACCGCCAGCTCGGCGTCAAGACGGTGATCTTCGGTTTCGGTCTGCCGGACGAGAATATGCACGGCGCAGACGAATTCTGCCGTTTGAGCGATATCACGCGGGGGCTGGCGGCCTGGCGGATGTTTCTGAGGCGCGGAGCGCGTGACCGGTAA
- a CDS encoding acyl-CoA thioesterase, giving the protein MNDKVPTANPLIRVVARPADASLRGDIFGGWVISHMDIAGGIVAAEIAGDKLATVAIDAMRFLRPVRVGDILSIYGNIERTGRTSIAVHLEAWVRRGRIGEDEKVTEGKFTFVALDDAGRPKLVAIPKE; this is encoded by the coding sequence ATGAACGATAAGGTCCCGACTGCAAATCCTCTTATTCGCGTTGTGGCGCGCCCTGCGGATGCCAGTTTGCGGGGAGATATTTTTGGTGGTTGGGTTATTTCACATATGGACATTGCAGGAGGCATCGTTGCCGCCGAAATCGCAGGCGACAAGCTCGCGACCGTCGCGATTGATGCGATGCGGTTCCTGAGGCCCGTGAGGGTTGGTGATATCTTGTCGATCTATGGTAACATCGAACGGACCGGACGCACGTCTATCGCGGTTCACCTCGAGGCTTGGGTGAGGCGCGGCCGAATTGGGGAGGACGAGAAGGTCACGGAGGGTAAATTCACTTTTGTTGCTCTTGATGATGCTGGCCGACCGAAGCTGGTAGCGATACCCAAGGAATAA
- a CDS encoding AtuA-related protein, whose product MKLHEIAHGRAGDKGTTSNISIIAYRPDDWPRIEAEVTAERIAAIFGPDVQVARYVLPQLFALNFVVKNALKGGVTRSVALDAHGKGLVYAVLDMRL is encoded by the coding sequence ATGAAGCTCCACGAAATCGCCCATGGCCGGGCCGGAGACAAGGGGACGACCTCGAACATCTCGATCATCGCCTATCGGCCCGACGACTGGCCGCGGATCGAGGCCGAGGTGACCGCCGAGCGGATCGCCGCGATTTTCGGACCGGATGTGCAGGTCGCCCGCTATGTGCTGCCGCAGCTCTTCGCCCTGAACTTCGTTGTCAAGAACGCGCTGAAAGGTGGGGTGACGCGCTCGGTTGCACTGGATGCGCACGGCAAGGGTCTCGTCTACGCGGTGCTCGACATGCGCCTATAG
- a CDS encoding acyclic terpene utilization AtuA family protein produces the protein MKILRIGTGAGFSGDRIGPAVDLARSGKLDYLVFECLAERTIALAQLDRLGDPAAGYDRRLEQRMRAVLPDCHRAGTRIITNMGAANPLEAARRTAEIAAELGLTLRVAAVLGDDVLDRIGPCVLEETGRPASDLGDRLVSANAYLGAEGIVEALARDADIVICGRVADPSLFVAPMIHAFGWPSIDDHRLIGQATVIGHLMECGAQVTGGYFADPGVKDVPDLATVGFPIAEVSQDGTAVITKLPGTGGLVSRATCIEQLLYELHDPARYFQPDVVADFSGVDFSEIGPNRVAVSGGAGAPATGRLKVSVGARDGWIGQGEISYAGPGAVARARLAGEITTERLAPFANLIEDMRVDIIGLNAILPADPSAPEPREVRLRVAARCTEIEAARAVSDEVEGLYLNGPAGGGGVATMVREVIGIRSTYLPKADVETHVHMFGEPA, from the coding sequence ATGAAAATCCTTCGCATCGGCACCGGAGCGGGCTTTTCCGGCGACCGGATCGGGCCGGCGGTCGATTTGGCCCGATCCGGAAAGCTGGACTATTTGGTCTTTGAATGCCTGGCGGAACGCACCATCGCGCTGGCGCAGCTTGACCGGCTCGGCGATCCCGCCGCCGGATATGACAGGCGGTTGGAGCAGCGGATGCGGGCTGTGCTGCCGGACTGTCACCGTGCCGGGACGCGCATCATCACAAACATGGGCGCCGCCAATCCGCTGGAAGCGGCGCGGCGCACCGCAGAGATCGCCGCCGAACTGGGCCTGACGCTCAGGGTTGCGGCTGTGCTGGGTGACGACGTGCTGGACCGGATCGGGCCTTGTGTCCTTGAGGAAACCGGGCGTCCGGCCAGCGACCTTGGTGATCGTCTGGTGTCGGCCAATGCCTATCTTGGCGCCGAAGGGATTGTCGAGGCTTTGGCGCGCGACGCAGATATCGTCATCTGTGGCCGTGTGGCCGACCCGTCGCTCTTTGTCGCCCCCATGATCCACGCATTCGGGTGGCCTTCCATCGACGACCATCGGCTGATCGGCCAGGCCACCGTTATCGGGCATCTGATGGAATGCGGGGCGCAGGTGACGGGCGGTTACTTTGCCGACCCCGGGGTCAAGGACGTGCCTGACCTTGCCACTGTCGGTTTCCCGATTGCCGAGGTGTCGCAGGACGGCACTGCGGTCATAACCAAGCTGCCGGGAACTGGCGGGCTGGTGTCACGGGCGACATGTATCGAACAATTGCTCTACGAACTGCACGATCCGGCGCGGTATTTCCAGCCTGACGTTGTCGCGGATTTTTCCGGTGTGGATTTTTCCGAAATCGGCCCGAACCGGGTTGCCGTCAGCGGCGGGGCAGGGGCTCCGGCAACGGGACGTCTTAAAGTGTCGGTTGGGGCGCGGGATGGCTGGATCGGACAGGGAGAGATATCTTATGCGGGGCCCGGTGCCGTGGCCCGTGCGCGGCTGGCAGGAGAGATCACGACCGAAAGGCTCGCTCCTTTTGCCAATCTGATTGAGGATATGCGGGTCGATATCATCGGCCTGAACGCGATATTGCCTGCGGACCCCTCTGCGCCTGAGCCGCGCGAGGTCCGCCTGCGCGTCGCCGCGCGCTGCACCGAAATCGAGGCCGCGCGCGCCGTTTCGGACGAAGTGGAAGGGCTCTATCTCAACGGCCCCGCGGGGGGCGGCGGCGTCGCCACGATGGTGCGTGAGGTCATCGGGATCCGGTCGACATATCTGCCCAAGGCGGACGTCGAAACCCATGTTCACATGTTCGGAGAGCCAGCATGA
- a CDS encoding TRAP transporter permease, producing the protein MRFPDPAKTLALIVGAFVFYTAATGPFESLIQRGIFLALVICLGFALYPLGKGKPWRPVGLAVDLALMAVSVAACGYIILNYDRIMTELPWATPLDMVLAAGLVLAVLELARRTVGLIFPILVLVGLAYARFGAYMPGPMRHRGFDSYYITETVFLGDLGIWGMLTGVAATVIAAFVLFGALLLHTGGGQAFIDLAMRLGGRQVGGAAKIATIASGLFGMISGSSVANVATTGNFTIPMMIRLGYPRPFAAAVEAVASTGGQIAPPIMGAAAFVMAEIVGMPYTDIIRAALLPAVFFYLAVFVTVHFVSEKRGLALVPSEELPVWANILAPRRIGPVVAALIGLGIGFWLGRSVATSAFYGIMGLLAAFIVTQAGRKPLRDMARMVLAGVEDAGRGLVIIGVLLAGAQVLVSMVNLTGAGVALSSAIVSLGGDSIVMIALMVALVCLIMGMGLPTTAAYVLVAAVLAPALTEVGVPILTAHLFVFYFATISVITPPVCVAVFVGAGIAQTNWVPAAFEAVRLAAITYLLPFLLLLFPGMVLEGGALSIVDAALAGLILVFAIPALLTRIRITHNRLLDRVVLATVILLAIWPHPATPVLAAAILLTVWSGVKYTQRVSR; encoded by the coding sequence ATGCGATTTCCGGACCCAGCGAAGACCCTGGCGCTGATCGTCGGTGCCTTCGTATTCTATACTGCGGCCACCGGTCCGTTCGAAAGCCTGATCCAGCGCGGGATATTTCTCGCGCTGGTGATCTGCCTGGGCTTCGCGCTCTACCCGCTTGGGAAAGGCAAGCCCTGGCGCCCGGTCGGGTTGGCAGTGGACCTGGCGTTGATGGCGGTCAGCGTGGCAGCCTGCGGCTACATCATCCTGAACTACGACAGGATCATGACCGAGCTGCCCTGGGCGACGCCGCTCGACATGGTGCTGGCTGCGGGCCTTGTCCTTGCCGTACTGGAACTTGCGCGCCGCACGGTCGGACTGATCTTTCCGATCCTGGTCCTGGTCGGGCTGGCCTATGCCCGGTTCGGTGCCTACATGCCCGGCCCGATGCGGCATCGGGGGTTCGACAGCTACTACATCACCGAAACCGTGTTTCTGGGCGATCTCGGAATCTGGGGCATGCTCACCGGCGTTGCCGCGACGGTGATCGCGGCCTTCGTCCTGTTCGGCGCCTTGCTGTTGCACACGGGCGGAGGTCAGGCCTTCATCGACCTGGCGATGCGTCTCGGCGGGCGGCAGGTCGGCGGCGCGGCCAAGATCGCAACCATCGCCAGCGGTCTCTTCGGCATGATCTCCGGCTCTTCCGTTGCCAACGTGGCGACGACCGGCAACTTCACCATCCCGATGATGATCCGCCTCGGCTATCCCCGCCCTTTCGCTGCGGCGGTCGAGGCGGTCGCCTCCACCGGTGGTCAGATTGCGCCGCCCATCATGGGCGCGGCCGCCTTTGTCATGGCCGAGATCGTCGGCATGCCCTACACCGACATCATCCGCGCCGCGCTGTTGCCCGCCGTCTTCTTCTACCTTGCCGTTTTCGTGACGGTGCATTTCGTATCCGAGAAACGCGGCCTGGCGCTTGTCCCGTCCGAGGAATTGCCGGTCTGGGCCAATATCCTCGCGCCACGCCGCATCGGGCCGGTGGTCGCGGCGCTGATCGGGCTGGGCATCGGCTTTTGGCTGGGACGTTCGGTGGCGACCTCGGCGTTCTACGGGATCATGGGCCTGCTGGCCGCGTTCATCGTTACGCAGGCCGGGCGGAAGCCGCTGCGCGACATGGCCCGCATGGTTCTGGCCGGCGTTGAGGATGCCGGGCGCGGCCTCGTGATCATCGGGGTCCTGCTGGCGGGTGCGCAGGTGTTGGTGTCGATGGTCAACCTGACAGGCGCAGGCGTCGCGCTGTCGTCGGCCATCGTGTCGCTGGGCGGCGATTCCATCGTCATGATCGCCCTCATGGTCGCGCTGGTCTGCCTGATCATGGGCATGGGCCTGCCGACGACCGCCGCCTATGTCCTGGTCGCTGCCGTTCTGGCACCGGCGCTGACCGAAGTCGGCGTGCCGATTCTGACGGCACATCTGTTCGTGTTCTACTTCGCCACGATCTCGGTCATCACGCCGCCGGTCTGTGTTGCGGTCTTTGTCGGGGCCGGGATTGCGCAGACAAACTGGGTGCCCGCCGCGTTCGAGGCCGTCCGGCTTGCCGCCATCACCTATCTGCTCCCCTTCCTGCTGCTGTTGTTTCCCGGCATGGTGTTGGAGGGGGGCGCTCTTTCGATTGTCGATGCGGCGCTGGCCGGGCTTATTCTGGTTTTCGCGATACCCGCGCTGCTGACCCGCATCCGGATCACCCACAACCGGCTTCTTGACCGAGTGGTGCTGGCGACGGTGATCCTTCTTGCCATTTGGCCGCATCCCGCCACGCCCGTGCTTGCGGCGGCGATACTGCTGACGGTCTGGAGCGGGGTAAAATACACGCAAAGGGTGTCGCGATGA
- a CDS encoding TAXI family TRAP transporter solute-binding subunit has translation MKHAIAGTILSAGLIAAGGAHAEDILFGSTSASSSHYGYIVAVGKLINESDAGINATVVETGAAMDNIRRMERGQMDLGIITTNVVQHAVSGTHEFEGKPQDLQMLWVYAPSPQNVIMRADSGVESLEDLSGVRLNPGIKGSATETTTEAVFDVLGIKPEYVRGSTTDIIDSIKDNRLPGYVKSGSPTALDSSTMDLSTATDIKILGLTPEQAEKIQANMPDISIMDVAAGVAEGIPAYTIWSFGVGIAAPSTMSEETAYQIVKAVMTDESVQGNAMASVKGADLAQMTLDYSTVPLHPGAVRWFEENGHTVPDKLKPAN, from the coding sequence ATGAAACACGCAATTGCCGGCACCATACTGTCCGCCGGGCTGATCGCCGCAGGCGGCGCGCATGCCGAAGACATCCTCTTCGGATCGACCTCGGCCTCGTCCAGTCATTACGGCTATATCGTTGCCGTCGGAAAGCTGATCAACGAAAGCGATGCGGGCATCAATGCCACGGTTGTCGAAACCGGCGCCGCGATGGACAATATCCGCCGGATGGAGCGGGGCCAGATGGACCTTGGCATCATCACGACGAATGTGGTGCAGCATGCCGTCTCCGGGACACATGAATTCGAAGGCAAGCCGCAGGATCTCCAGATGCTCTGGGTCTATGCGCCGTCGCCGCAGAACGTCATCATGCGCGCGGATTCGGGCGTCGAGAGCCTTGAGGATCTGAGCGGCGTGCGCCTCAACCCCGGGATCAAGGGATCGGCGACGGAAACCACGACCGAAGCCGTCTTCGACGTGCTCGGGATCAAGCCGGAGTATGTGCGCGGGTCCACCACCGACATCATCGACTCGATCAAGGACAACCGTCTGCCCGGCTATGTAAAGTCCGGCTCGCCGACCGCCCTCGACAGCTCGACCATGGATCTGAGCACGGCGACGGACATCAAGATCCTCGGGCTGACGCCCGAGCAGGCCGAGAAGATCCAGGCAAACATGCCGGATATCTCGATCATGGACGTGGCCGCCGGCGTGGCAGAGGGGATCCCGGCCTACACGATCTGGAGCTTCGGTGTCGGTATCGCCGCGCCCAGCACGATGTCCGAGGAAACGGCCTATCAGATCGTGAAGGCCGTGATGACCGACGAGTCCGTGCAGGGCAATGCCATGGCCAGCGTCAAGGGGGCGGACCTGGCCCAGATGACGCTCGACTATTCCACCGTTCCGCTGCATCCGGGCGCCGTCCGCTGGTTCGAGGAAAACGGCCACACCGTTCCCGACAAGCTGAAACCGGCCAACTGA
- a CDS encoding HpcH/HpaI aldolase/citrate lyase family protein, which produces MKTPRSYLFVPGRMPDRFAKAAGSGADAIILDLEDAVGPEAKPEARDHVADWFGNGGAGLVRINGADTPWFDDDLAALASCDVSAVMVPKATPESLSAVADKLPGRALVALIETAEGLAALRRSVTCPGVTRLAFGNLDFGADTRIPGTGPVLDPARFEIVLASRLGGLVSPVDGVTPELKDGGILADEVARSRMLGFGAKLCIHPAQVGFTNDGFTPSEAEVDWASRVLSALSAASGSVVQVDGKMVDRPVIERARQVLADVGQAPQ; this is translated from the coding sequence ATGAAGACCCCGCGCAGCTACCTCTTCGTTCCCGGCCGCATGCCCGACAGGTTTGCCAAGGCGGCGGGGTCGGGGGCCGATGCCATTATCCTCGACCTGGAGGACGCGGTCGGCCCCGAAGCGAAGCCCGAAGCGCGGGATCATGTCGCCGACTGGTTTGGCAACGGCGGGGCGGGCCTCGTGCGGATCAACGGCGCGGATACGCCCTGGTTCGACGACGACTTGGCGGCGCTGGCCTCTTGCGATGTCTCGGCGGTCATGGTGCCGAAAGCCACCCCCGAAAGCCTGTCGGCGGTGGCCGACAAGCTGCCGGGGCGCGCGCTGGTCGCGCTGATCGAAACCGCCGAAGGTCTCGCCGCGCTGCGCCGCTCCGTCACTTGCCCCGGGGTGACCCGGCTTGCTTTCGGCAACCTGGATTTCGGCGCCGATACTCGGATACCCGGCACCGGCCCCGTGCTCGATCCCGCCCGGTTCGAAATCGTCCTTGCCTCGCGCCTTGGCGGCCTGGTTTCGCCGGTGGATGGCGTGACACCCGAGCTGAAGGACGGGGGTATCCTTGCGGATGAAGTGGCAAGGTCACGCATGCTCGGCTTTGGTGCAAAGCTTTGCATTCACCCCGCGCAGGTCGGCTTCACGAACGATGGGTTCACCCCGTCCGAGGCCGAAGTCGACTGGGCAAGCCGCGTGTTGTCGGCCTTGTCGGCCGCCTCGGGGTCTGTGGTACAGGTCGATGGCAAGATGGTCGACCGACCGGTGATCGAACGCGCAAGACAGGTTCTGGCCGACGTCGGGCAGGCCCCGCAGTAA
- a CDS encoding FAS1-like dehydratase domain-containing protein, translating to MTSTPDYSDAVGRTERHVQTISADRAAGLAATLDMDHAPADGDPLPPGWHWLYFNPFVQRRNIGPDGHPKRGGFLPAVTLPRRMWAGGRLTYHAPLTIGREAEKVSEIIGVKAKSGRAGQLVFVTVKHSLSQDGTLCVEEEQDIVYREAPAPGAPKPVPAPAPEGATRSEEITPDPVFLFRYSALTSNGHRIHYDRTYAREEEDYRDLVVHGPLTATLLQGFATAAGAGRLTRFEFRGMAPLFGDRPFTLEAGEEADGVMPIWAKGPDGELAMQASAVIAPAS from the coding sequence ATGACATCCACACCTGATTACTCCGATGCGGTCGGCCGGACCGAACGCCATGTTCAGACGATCTCGGCCGACCGCGCCGCGGGCCTGGCTGCGACGCTGGACATGGATCACGCGCCAGCCGATGGCGACCCGCTGCCGCCGGGATGGCATTGGCTCTATTTCAATCCGTTCGTGCAGCGACGGAACATCGGGCCGGACGGACATCCCAAGCGCGGCGGTTTCCTGCCCGCCGTCACCTTGCCCCGTCGCATGTGGGCCGGCGGTCGCCTCACGTACCACGCGCCGCTCACGATCGGCCGCGAGGCCGAGAAGGTCAGCGAGATCATCGGCGTGAAGGCAAAGTCCGGCCGCGCGGGCCAGCTGGTCTTCGTTACGGTGAAACATAGCCTGTCACAGGACGGAACGCTCTGCGTCGAGGAAGAACAGGATATCGTCTACCGCGAGGCGCCCGCGCCCGGCGCGCCCAAGCCCGTGCCGGCCCCGGCCCCCGAGGGCGCCACCCGCTCGGAAGAGATCACGCCCGATCCCGTGTTCTTGTTCCGCTATTCCGCGCTGACGTCGAATGGCCACCGCATCCATTACGACCGGACCTATGCCCGCGAAGAAGAGGATTACCGCGATCTTGTCGTGCATGGCCCGCTCACGGCGACTCTGCTCCAGGGCTTTGCCACGGCGGCCGGCGCGGGGCGGCTGACCCGCTTTGAGTTCCGTGGCATGGCGCCGCTCTTTGGCGACCGCCCGTTCACGCTCGAGGCCGGGGAAGAGGCCGATGGCGTCATGCCGATCTGGGCAAAGGGCCCCGACGGGGAGCTCGCCATGCAGGCCAGCGCCGTGATCGCGCCCGCGTCATGA
- a CDS encoding CaiB/BaiF CoA transferase family protein, which produces MKPLTGLRIADFTVHAAGPFCTHMLSQMGAEVIKVETALRPDIFRKPHAVYGRQGPATFDQVSSNKLSVRLNLKHPEGVALAKKLVGVADVAAESFRAGVMARLGLGYDILRDVKRDIVMVSVSSSGQTGPESHFAGYAPLFGAWGGLGYLSGHADGPPVEMRHVMDHSVGMHAALATLAALNRRRRTGEGCHVDIAAREVASSLVGDFLTAASAGVSVGRMGNDDMVRAPHGLFPTADADRWLSISVSSDAEWKVLAGIIGQPQLADDPRFATQAERHANRRALDAPIGAWSAGQGGEAAAERLQAEGIAAHLSWAASDIVADPHMRARGAILDIAETDGTIRAAIGHPARFAGDDAPGITRGTPALGGDEDYVYGELLGLSRARIGALVEDEAIY; this is translated from the coding sequence ATGAAACCGCTCACCGGTCTTCGCATCGCCGATTTCACCGTCCACGCGGCGGGGCCCTTCTGCACCCATATGCTCAGCCAGATGGGGGCCGAGGTCATCAAGGTCGAAACCGCGCTGCGGCCCGACATCTTCCGTAAGCCGCATGCCGTCTACGGACGCCAAGGGCCGGCGACCTTCGATCAGGTGTCCTCGAACAAGCTTTCGGTGCGGCTGAACCTGAAACATCCCGAGGGGGTCGCTCTGGCGAAGAAGTTGGTCGGCGTCGCCGATGTCGCCGCCGAAAGTTTCCGCGCGGGTGTGATGGCACGTCTCGGGCTCGGCTACGACATCCTGCGGGACGTGAAGCGCGATATCGTGATGGTCTCCGTATCGTCATCGGGTCAGACCGGCCCGGAAAGCCATTTCGCCGGCTACGCCCCGCTCTTTGGCGCCTGGGGCGGGCTGGGCTATCTCTCGGGTCATGCCGACGGACCGCCGGTCGAGATGCGGCACGTCATGGACCACTCGGTCGGAATGCACGCGGCGCTTGCCACGCTGGCCGCCCTGAACCGCCGCCGCCGCACAGGCGAGGGGTGCCATGTGGATATCGCCGCCCGCGAAGTCGCCTCGTCCCTTGTGGGCGACTTCCTGACCGCGGCCTCCGCGGGGGTGTCCGTCGGACGCATGGGCAATGACGACATGGTGCGCGCGCCCCACGGGCTTTTCCCGACCGCCGACGCGGATCGCTGGCTGTCGATCTCCGTGTCCAGCGACGCCGAATGGAAGGTGCTGGCAGGCATCATCGGGCAGCCGCAGTTGGCCGATGATCCCCGCTTTGCCACGCAGGCCGAGCGGCACGCGAACCGCCGCGCGCTCGACGCGCCGATCGGCGCATGGTCCGCCGGCCAGGGGGGCGAAGCCGCCGCGGAACGGCTCCAGGCGGAGGGGATTGCCGCGCACCTGTCCTGGGCCGCCTCGGACATCGTGGCGGATCCACATATGCGGGCACGGGGCGCGATCCTCGACATTGCCGAAACCGATGGCACAATTCGCGCCGCAATCGGCCACCCCGCGCGGTTCGCCGGGGATGACGCCCCGGGCATCACGCGCGGCACGCCCGCGCTCGGTGGCGACGAGGACTACGTTTACGGGGAACTCCTTGGCCTTAGCCGGGCGCGGATCGGCGCTCTGGTCGAGGACGAGGCCATCTACTGA
- a CDS encoding CoA transferase — protein sequence MIDKPLSGLRVVERATGVAAAQAGRLMCQMGAEVVMAEPSGGSPLREAPPRLPGGQSALFTYLSLGKRSVVCDPGEPDFQKDLHKLLAEADIFIDDTPVADRTELALDEATIAREHPHIVHLSVLPFGAFGPKAGWKGDEINLIHAGGEGFLLPNGLTADLFPDRPPLKIAGHFAEMQGGTTAAMAALAALWAGQGQFVDASVQDANVAVGAFAIQRFGDGSVEHRLTRSFKFGGVIECADGYVELLTLETRQWLGLIELLGADDWAQDPELADEVGRSARGAEINRRIRDWARHRKVEDLVAQAQTLGVPMARYNAPEQVLTGLQETARGIFATIDTPDGPVQVQSLPFRFGPDALPVRDTLPGLGADQSMLTCHPGRRATA from the coding sequence ATGATTGACAAGCCTCTATCGGGCCTTCGCGTCGTGGAACGTGCCACTGGCGTGGCCGCGGCGCAGGCCGGGCGCCTGATGTGTCAGATGGGTGCCGAGGTCGTCATGGCCGAGCCTTCCGGAGGCAGCCCGCTCAGGGAGGCGCCTCCGCGCCTCCCCGGGGGGCAGAGCGCGCTGTTCACTTACCTGTCCCTCGGCAAGCGCAGCGTCGTTTGCGATCCGGGGGAACCGGATTTCCAGAAGGATCTGCACAAGCTCTTGGCGGAGGCCGACATCTTCATCGACGACACACCGGTTGCGGATCGCACCGAGTTGGCGCTCGATGAAGCGACCATCGCAAGGGAGCACCCCCATATCGTGCACCTGTCCGTCCTGCCATTCGGCGCTTTCGGGCCCAAGGCGGGCTGGAAGGGGGACGAGATCAACCTGATCCACGCCGGAGGGGAGGGGTTCCTGTTGCCGAACGGGCTGACGGCCGACCTCTTCCCGGATCGTCCGCCGTTGAAGATCGCTGGGCATTTCGCCGAGATGCAGGGCGGCACGACGGCGGCGATGGCGGCGCTGGCCGCGCTCTGGGCCGGGCAGGGCCAGTTCGTCGATGCCTCCGTCCAGGACGCCAACGTCGCCGTCGGCGCCTTCGCGATCCAGCGCTTTGGCGACGGATCGGTGGAACACCGCCTGACCCGGTCGTTCAAGTTCGGCGGCGTGATCGAATGCGCGGATGGCTACGTCGAACTTCTGACACTGGAAACCCGCCAGTGGCTCGGGCTGATCGAGCTGCTCGGCGCCGACGACTGGGCGCAGGATCCGGAACTTGCCGACGAGGTCGGGCGCAGCGCGCGCGGGGCCGAGATCAACCGACGCATCCGCGACTGGGCGCGCCACCGCAAGGTCGAGGATCTGGTCGCACAGGCCCAGACACTCGGCGTCCCGATGGCGCGCTACAACGCGCCGGAACAGGTTCTGACCGGGCTTCAGGAAACCGCGCGGGGCATCTTCGCGACGATCGACACCCCCGATGGGCCGGTGCAGGTACAATCGCTGCCGTTCCGCTTCGGGCCGGACGCGCTGCCGGTCCGCGACACGCTTCCCGGCCTCGGCGCGGACCAGTCGATGCTGACTTGCCACCCCGGTCGGAGGGCCACCGCATGA